A window of Clostridioides sp. ES-S-0010-02 genomic DNA:
TGAATTTAACCCACAAGCATGTGCTGTTCCATCCATTTTTATAATGAATACAGATTGATTATAAGTTACTACATCCTTTACACTATCTACATTTACTTTAGTAAAAGTAGCCCTATTGTTAGTATCACCTAATCCAAGTTGACCACTTGAATTTAACCCTGCTGAATATAGAGTTCCATCATTTTTAAGTACAAAAGTAAAGTCATAACCACATACAACAGATTTTACATCATCTATTGGTAACTTAGTAAATTCGTAATACACTGTAGACTCGATTACTCCTAATTGACCTACATTACTTGTTCCTGCTCCATATGCAAATCCATCTTTAGTTACTGCTACACTATGCTTTGAACCACAAGATACATATTTTACATTATCAATTTTTACTTTACTAAACATCCTTCTCTCTGATGAATCTTTTCCAAGTCCTAATTGAAAACCTGTATTATCACCACAAGCATATAAATTCCCATCTGATTTTAAACCAAAGGTACTATTACTTATACCAGTAAAAAATTCTACGAAATCATAATCGTTATATCTTTTATCAAAATCATCAACCAATATGTTCTTATCGTTAAAATAAGCACCACGTTGTAAAAGTTTATTTTGCTTCATTATCAGAACTACCCCCTTTATTTATCTTATTTCATATGAATACTTATTTAGAGTTATATCTTTTTGTTCTTTTAAATAAGTATTACTAGATTTTGTCTCAACAAAATTATTATCCATATCATGTATATATCTAACTCTATTTGCACTAAATGGTAATACCACATCTCTAAAAACCACATTACCAACTTCGCCTGTTATACACTTTCTATTTAAATCTAATTTTAGTCCTTCTATAGCTACTATGTTGTTTCCATTTGCTAATGTATCATACCAGTAACCTGCCTCATCTACAGTTACTTCTGACTCTAATTCTAAGTATATTAATATATCTAATACTTTTTCAGATAATTTGTTATAGCTATTTTTTAAAACTGATATATCAGTTTGTATCTGAGCACTTATAACATCGTCAAAAGATATATTTTCTATTTTTTTAACTACTTCATTTATAGCTCCTGATAAATCTTTAGAATCTGTAGATAAAATTTCTTCTCCAATTTTTACTTTTATTTCTTTTATATTCTTATCAAACTTATCGTCTAAATCTTGAATATCCTTTTGAGTCACAAAAACCAACGTTGGGTCCACTTCCAATGTCACATTTGAAGTATTAGACAATTGTAAAATCATCTTTACAACTAAATCTTTAATACTTCCATCTTCAGCACGTGGCTTATACGTCTCTGGATATTTCCCTATAGCTATTATATTGTTCTCATTATCCAAAACAGCAGCTTCTCTTATCATAAATCCACCAACTGTTCCTGGTAAAATAGTCTCTATAACTATCCAGTTAGGATTCTTCTCATCAATTCTTAGAGAATTTATATTCCCTTCCCAAACTACATTCTTTAAAGCAGTTTGTTCTTCTGTTGGCTCATAATATTCTCCATTACTATCTCCAACTTGAAACTTGGTTAATCCTACAAGTTCCCCTAGTGCAGTCGCATTTGCTATTTTTTCTCTACCAATTTTGGTTAATATTATATAAAATTTTTCTTCCAACTATACCACCTCCGATTTAGGATAAACTACTACTTTTTCTACACCTGTACTATTTGCAATAGCTATATTAATCTTACAATTACTTTCAATATATTTAATACTTAAAGGATAAACCTTTATTTCTTCTCTACTTAGCATTCCAGCTCCACAATTTATAACGGCACTACATTTTATAATTGGTTCAAAATATGGGTGAACTTTTACTTCCTCACTACAGACCATACCTCCACCACAATAGACCATACTTTTATCCAGTATTATAGGCTCTAAATAGTGCAATAAGTGAGCAGGTTTTACTTTTTCAATCATATCACTACAATCTAAAAGAGTTTTATAGTCACAGTTATTTGCTATAAAGCTCAGTATGAACGTAAATTCATCACTATAAATTTTTATGTCTGTTTCTGATTTTGTATAGGCTTCACATATACTTTTTATAACCTCAATAGTACTAGTTCCTCTACTTCTCATTTTAGCTTTTATATTACTACGTCTTGTATTAAAATCAATGTCTTTTTGTTCGATGCAGAGTATATCTTCCCACACATCTAGACCCCACGTTGCAGTATCTACAAATAATTGGGCAAAAGTATCATCAATATCATATTTGAGAATATCTAACTCTGTATCATATGCATTTTGTATCTCTTCTACAATGTAATTTCTATCAAATGATGGCAGTTTATCAATTAGTTTCATTGATTTTCCACCTCGCTAAAATCAACAGATGTTACACTTGGTATTTTGTCCTCAGTAATAGTTATATTATCTGTGCTTCCATTTATAAGTAAATTGCTTAAATCATGTACACCAATGGTGTTTATAAGTATTCCCATAACCTTTGTATAAATTATTTCTCCTCTAATCTCTCTAAAGTATGAATTTATACTTTCTAAGAAAGATTCTTTAACACTATCTAAGGTGTATCCATCTTCTAATTTCATTACTGCACTTATATTTATTTCTATTGGTGCTGGTGTCACAACTGTTATAGTTGGTCCAATAGGTTTTTCTTCATCTAGATGTTGCTGACATCTTTGAATGGTTTCTGTATCAACAGCTTGATTGTTTTTCCCAAATATAAGGACTTTAATCGTACCTGCCCCATCCCACCTTGGATAAACTTTGACATTGTACACTCCATCTACTTCCAAAGCCCATTCTTCATAATGAGCTTTATTTCCACTTGTAGCTTGGTTTCTTTGTATCTTATAGAATCGTTCTTTTAACTCTTCATCTGTCTCTATATCTGTTCCACCTTCAAAACTTCTTGTATTAACAATCTTTGTGATACCAGATATATTGTCAACTAACTTGAATTCACAATTTGTAGATAGATTATATTTCTTACCGACTTCTAGAGCTTGAACTGGACTATTGTCACCTTCTTCACTACCAATAGTTACATCTTTTATTACTACAAATAGTAAATCGCTATATGATATTACTGTTCCATTAGTTATTACAGTTCCTTTTTCTCCAATAAATTCAACTTCTCCATTTGACTCTGTTCCCAACTTTCTATATACACCAAATTCATTAACTCTCTTGTCAAGAAACTGATTATATGTATCTTGTATAAAAGCCATTTTATGTATTTTAGAAAGTTCTATATATATCTTTGCAAGTTCTAGATTATTTCCAGATACCATATTGTTTAGAAAAGAACCCTCACCTTTATAAATATCAAGCTTGATATTTTCAAGAGTTCTATTTTTTATTATTTCATATGTCTGGTCACTATACATTTATTTCCACCTCCCCATAGATAGTGGATACTTTTACATTTGCACTTAATATGTCTCTGTTAAAGTTAGCACTTTTTACATTTACTTCTAATATATATGGATTTATTAAAAGAGCTTCTTTTATAAACCTGCTCGCTTCACTTTCTGTAAGGCCTTTTGTATATTTTTGCCCTATAAGTTCTGAAAGCTCTGTTCCATATTCTAAAGAGTATATCTCATGTTCATATCTATTTGTTTTTATGCACTTGTATATCCAAACTTTTAAAGCTTCTTTTTTTTCAATTATTTTAAAATCACCTTTTTCTAAAATAGGCTCATCTTTTTCAAAATCCCAAGCTACTTCACGAAAGATTGGCAATTCTTCTGTTTTAGGCAAAATATAATCTTCTGGGACACCTATAAAAGGAAATATCGCACTCATTATAAGCTCACCAACTTACTTACAACAGCAAATTTCTCGCCTATTCTAAACATTATTACCATGTCTCCAGATTCAAAATTATCTATAAAAGGATTTTTTACTTCATGTTTATGTTCTTGATTTGTTTCTGTATCAAAGGATTCTACCTGTCTATCAAGTATCCAACTATCTATTAAAATATCTTCTTTTTCTAATATGATGTTGTTTATCTCTATTTTTAAATTTGGTAGTTTACTTTTAATTTTTCCAATAAAAAAAGAAGGTTGATTATGATACTTTCCTTCTTCTCTCATTATTCCTATAAATTCATTAATCGGATTTGCCATTATATCACCATCCTCTAAAAAATCCTTCTAGCTATGTTAAAGTCTTTTCTGCTATTAAAATTACTTACTCTAATTTTTTTACCTTTACCAGGTGCTTCTATAAATTCTCCATTTCCTATATATAATCCAACATGACTTACAGGATTATGGAAAAATACTAAATCTCCTGCTTGTAAATTTTTTTTCTCTACTTTCTTTCCTACTGTGGATTGTTGGCTTGAAGTTCTTGGCAAATTAATACTAACTTTCTTAAAGCAATAAACCATTAACCCAGAACAGTCAAAACTATTTGGTCCATTACCACCCCATTTATAAGGCTTACCTAGATGTTTTTTTGCTTCTGATATTACTGTTTTAGCTTTATCAGATACATTACCAGCGTAACCACCAATAATAATCTTTCCTTTTCTTCTTCCAAATTTACTAGCTTCTTCAACATTTCCAAATAAAATATCTATGTGGTATGTTCCATTCTTTTCTATAGTTATTGCAGATCCTACATCATTTACTTTATACACTCCGTCGCGTCCAGAAACTCCTGTAATTACCTGTATTTCATCTCCATAGTTCAGCAGAGGATGTTTATTTAAAAACTCTTTTGTGTAGTAAGTTTGTTCATATTTACCAACCATAGGAGCAGCACAAGTTTTTTTAGATGGGTCAAGTTTTTTCTCTCTACAGTCTGTATCTCCACCTTCTTCTTTTCTAGGGCAATAAGCTGTAAATTCTGCTGTAAACTCCGTTCCTCCTGTATAACCTTCTCCTCCTAAATTACTTTCTTCTTTAGGTTCATCTTGACCTGCTGACTTTTCATCCATAAGATTTTGAAAGTTTAGTTCAAGTTCAATTTGATACTCTCCATTTTGCCATGTATGTTTATCTGTATCTATATAAAATAACCCTACAAGCTTTGTATAGGAATCCTTAACTTTTACCCCTCTGCCAGTTATACAACTTACATCTCCATAACCTCTGAGAGAACAGCTTTTTTCTATACCTTTAAACTCACTATCCACATCTACATCTTGATTTTCTTGTTGCTGAATTACTTTTTGCATTATTACATTTACTTCTTTAAAAATTTCACTGTCTACTTTTTCACTAATCTTACTTCCATACTGGTCTACTACTATCACCTTATTTTTTACATTTTCCATACTTTCTGAAAAAGTAGTATTTATAATATTAAATCCCTCTTCAAACATAACACTTAGTGTAACAGTTCCTTTTTCAATAACATTAAACTTATCTAAATTGGCTTCTATCATATACTTTTTCTTAGTCTTCTTGCTTGCCTCTGTATATGCACTCATTATAGTATCATATCCATTTACTCCTATAAACATCTTAGTATGCTTAACATTAGTCTTTGCTATTGTTCCAACTGCAAGCTTATTTTCAGCAAAGACTTGCTTTGCTATATCTTCAACTAACTTGTCTTTAAAGTTGTATGACACTTCACTTTGTGTAAGTAGAAATCCCATATCTTTAGATACAAAACTAATTTCATTACTACTTGAATCTTTAGACCTATTAATTATCATTCCTCTAAAAAGCTCTTTCTCATCTACATAAAAACAAATCGTACTAGCTATTGGTATATCTATTTGTTGAAAATTCACATCAAAAGAGGATTGGATTATTGAAAACTCTAGAGTTCTTGATGGAGATTTATAATCACCTGACCAAGAAACTTTATCTACTATATCAGTTATATCATATATACTTCCATTTTTTATGTGTACCCAAATTTTAATAATAAAAAATCACCTGCCTTTTCATTTAACTTTATCAGCAGTTGTTTACAACTTATTATCCATAATAGTTATTTTTTTGGAGTTACCTTTGGTATTTTTATTCTTTTATACTCTTTTAAATCTAATGTAAAATACACATCTCGAGTCCCATCTCTTTCTTCATAGCTAAAACCCTCAATTATGACCTCCATATTTATATTTGTTTCTGTAATTGTAAATCTTAATATAAGCCCTTCATTCATCCATTTTTCAATCTTATTTACACAATCATATGGTGATGGAAAACCTGTATAATCACAAAAAGTATAGTATTTATTTGGAAAAAAACTTGATATTGAAATACTTTTAAGAGCTATACCTCCAAAAGTTGCTATTTCACCTATTTTGAGTATACTAGAAGAGTTTACAGCAGCTTTTCCATTAATACTAAAGGAAGATGGAAATACTGGAAATCTAAATCTATCTTCTGCTTGTCTAAGCCACATTTCCATTATAATACACCTCCTAATTGTGCCATTTTTATACTTGAAACTAATTTTGATGTAATTTTTTCTATATCAGCTTCTTCTCTAATTACTATTGTATCAGCTAACTTGGCTATGCTTATATTTCCACCACTTTTTCCGCTTCTATATTGATTGGCTTCTTGTTTAGTTAGAACCATTTCCCCCTCATGAAGTCTTGTTGGGTAGTCATTATAAGGTACATAGTTTAATCCAAATGCCTTTCCAAACAGTTCACTTATATCAGGATTTGTACCTGAATCATGAGCTAATCCACTGTCCATACCTTCTTCTTCATATTTCTTTCTTCTCTCTGTAATATATTTACCTATTTTAGCAGTTATCGGGCTTTCATTTATAGACTTAACCATCTTCTTCCATGAATCGCAAATTAAATTTATAAAATCAGATAAGTTTTTTAATGCATCAAGAAAAGAATCTAAAAGTGGCTCCAAAAACTTCCATGCTTCTTCTAAAATTGGACCTAATGTTTCCCATACAGTTTTCCATACGTTACCCATAGTTTCAATAAAATAATTTATTTGTGGAGCATGCTCTCCTAAAAAGGTAAAAATTCTTGTAATAATTGGACTAACAGCCTCAACTACAGGCCCAATTAGTTGAAATGCTGTAGTTACTATTGTACCAAATATACTTATTAACCCTTGTGCAATTGGTGATTTATTATTTATACTGTCTAGTAAATTATTTACTAAGTTTACTACTGGTAATAATGAATCCATTAGTGCAGTAAAGTCAATATTTTGTAATAGTGTATTTCCTGTATTAACAATTGCTTTTGGAGCATTCCCTATCATTCTTGCTGCACTATTTTCAAAATTTTCTTGTTTATTTTCAGTCATCATTTTACGCTTTTCAACCTCACTAGAAAGTCGAAATTGGGCAGAATCAGGAAGCCCTTTTTTATTTTTCATACTTCTAAATTGCATTTGTTCATCCTTATTACTAGTAATTCCTCTACCATTCACTACATTACCTATCTTTTCGGCCATTCTTTTAGATATACTAGCTAAATTTGATAACCCACATTCTATAAAAGTTTTTATTTTCTTTATTCCTTGACCTAAAATATCATCGAAAGGTTTAACAATACTCTTCAAACCATTATTAATACTTGTTTGAGCACTTGCTATTATACCTGGTATTGTATTACTCATTTCTTTAGCTAATCCCATCTGCTTTATACTTATACCTTCCAATGCTTCATCAAAAGTTTTATAATTTTCTCCTACCAAAGTATTAAGAGATTCCATATTCCCCTTTGCTGCACTTAAAAAAGCTGCTGATACATCTTGTGTACTACTTGTATCCATATTTAAAGCTCTAACATCTACCATAGCCTGAGTTATATCTTCTTCTTTTTTACCCCCAGTAATATTACTAATCATTTTAGCTTTAGTTCCCATTGCAACAACATCTTCAGGATCAAAAGGTGTATCATTTGCCATATCTACTAAACGATTATAATACTTATCAACATCTTTTTTACTAGTACTCCCAGTATTTCTTTTCATTACACTTTCTAAAACAACTTTCTGATTTTGCTCTTGACCAAGTAAGTCAACACCCTTTTTCACAGCAACACCTATAGTAGCACCATTTGTTAAATCTGATATCTTCCCCTTTATAGAACTAAGTATTCCACTCGCCATATCCTTTACAGCTATTGCACCTGTCCATACCTTCCCTGCAAACAATCTCAACTTAGGAAATACCTTACTTATAATACTACTTGCCATATCTTTAAGATTAACAATTCCTTGCCAGCTATTTTTAATAAAGTATTTCAATTTTTCCAAGAGATTACTTACAACACCCTTAGCTGTATCCTTTATTTTTATTACAACTGGCCATGCTTTGTCACTAATCTTTTTTAACTTTTCAAGTACTTTACCAAGTACCTTTTTTGCACTTGAATTTTCTATCTTTAACCTTATATTAGAAGCAAGGCTTCTTAGGAAACTTATTTTTGAATTAGCTTTTTCAATCTCTTTAGCTTTAAAATCAAATATTATTATAATTTTGGCATTTGAGTTCAATTCATTTTTCTTTTGAATCAGCTTACTGAAATAATCAATAATCATAGCTATAGTTACTGCTAGTCTCATAATACTTCCATTTAAACTTCCAATCGTTCCTGAAGCAGAATTTATACTAGAACTTAATTTTGTCATAGTAGAACTTGTACTACTAGCAGTAGTCTGAACTTTTCTTAAAGAAGAATTCAAACTATTTAATGTACTACTTGCACTTCCAATAGAATTTTTTATACTACTAGCCATTACATTAGTAGAAAGAGAAACAGCCACAGTTGCTCTTCTAAAAGTATCCGTTACTGATATGATTTGATTCATCTTTGGAGTGTAATTATCTGTAAGATACATATTTATACCTTCTTCTCTTACATTACCCACTATATACCACCTCCTGTCAAAGGACAAACTCCGTATCCATGCTTCATTTTTTCAACTTCCTCTTCAATTTCTAAGGCGAAAAAAGCTTCAATAAGCTTTAATTCGCCTTTATCCATTGCATAAAAAAGGGACGGTCTAATACCTTTTGTCTTCCAATAATAATACATTATTGTAGTTTTGGTATCCGTCCCTATTAGTTTTTTACCTCTTCTATTACTGCATTTTTACCATAACCCATTACATCTTGAAGGATTCTGTATAAATTAGTAATTTCACCTGGTAACAATAGCTTTCTTGCCAATTCCTTTGGAGTTGGAGCCTTAAATTTACTCATTAATTCCTTGTTTTTAAATAAAAGCTTTCCATCTAAATCACAAACACCTTCTATAATTGTAAGCATCTGCATCTCTGGTAAGTCTATATCCGTTTTCATATTTTCATCAATTTTAAGACAAGTATTTTGTATCTCCTCATCTTTACTTATTGTTAAAGCTTTGCACATTACTTTAAATTCCTGATCAAATATACTTGATAATCTCTTAAGTTCAACTACAGTACTTGGTCTTTCTAAATTGTCTGTATCTGCATTTAAAAGTAAGTCTACTATATTTATATTTTTTGATAATCCATTTTCACTCATTATTATCTACTCCTTTATCAATCAATTTCTATTAACTAACAGCATTTATTAACTATATATTTACTAACTATCCAGATAAAACTAAATTATATCAAGGAAGTCATACTCAGTAAATGTGAAAGGAGCCTCTATTTCTCCTTTTACTCCAACTTCCCAATCAGCTAAAGTTAAGTCATCAAAAGCTATATTTTTTACTGCTATTCTTTCTGCTCCATAAGAATCTGGGTCATTTAACTTAGATATAGCTACAAATCTAGGTTCAGAACCTCTTTTTATCTTTTCTCCAATTAACTTATGCATTCTTGAACTGACATGATATAAAGTTATTGAACCTTTCCCTTTATATCCCATATACTTCGTATCAGTTCCCATTTGACCTGCTATTATAATATCTTCTTTTGTAAATTCCATCTTTGCTTGAAATTTCTTTACTTCTGCCACTTTATCTCCATCAAGCCAAAGTTCTCCCCAAGTACCACTCATTACATTTCTAGCTTCCATATTTGCCATATTAATAATCCTCCTATATTTCTATTGATAAATCTATATCTTCCATAGCATCTAGTGCTTTTATTGTTGCTTTTAAAAATACTTTAGAACCAGTATTAGCTTCTTTTATTTCTTGTGAAGTCATATAAGATAAATCTATTCCCTTTAATTTCAAATAAGATTTTTGTGCTTCAAAATCTATTTCAACAGTAGAATTGGACTCTATAAGAGCAGATTTTTCTAGTTCTTCTAAATAACCTTTTATCGATACTATTAATAGGCATTTATTATCGTAACTATTAGTAACTTTTCCTATATAGTCATCTATAATTACCTTTCTTATATCACTATGTATAATATCCAAAGTGTCAACTATCTTGATTTTTTGGAACATCTCTCCTTTTTCTTCAGTTAAATCAGTTAAAGAATTTATTCCTCTGGCAATTCTTATAGCTCCAGCTTCTTTAATAAGGATAAGCTCTCCATTATTAACTTTTGACTCTGCATCAGCTTTAGTGCTTTTAGGTATATCAATAACATCACCAAGCTTAGTATAAGTTATTGATTGACTTAAAGGTGTTCCTGCTATAATACCAGCTATTCTACTCGTAAACTCCTCAGCACTATACTTCTTTGTTCCAACTAATGTATCTTCTGTAGTAAAATTAATTATTCCCTCATGATTTCCTGCAACTTTGCCCAATATCGCTTTAACTTTAACCTTATCTGTATCTCTAAGTTTAATTATCCAGCTTTTGATGACATTCTTATCAGCTTCTATTGCTTTAGGCATACATAAATAATTAAATTCTTTAGTTTCTAAAAAGTCTAAGGAACTTTGAACCTCTTCCTCTTCTCCTAACACATAAACTAATACTTTATTTGGTGCATTGACATTTCCCATCAAAGCCATATTTATATAGTCTTTATTTTCAGCAGATAAATCAGCTGGTATATCTTCTTTTTCATGTATTTCATTAAATCCTAGTGCTTTGGTATCTTTAAGCACCATTGCAATTATTCCTCTAGCTGAACGCTCTTTAACAGTTGTAGCTAGCTCCTTAAATGATATATTGATACTTGGTAATCCTATAGCCATACTATCACTCTCCTAAGTTTAAATTTATTTCTTCCATATTTTCATATACTTCTTCTTCTTCATATACACTATCAAGAAAGTTTAATGTAATTGAAAAGTTCAATGTATAAATTGACTCCTCTTTTTTAATGCTTTGTTCAATTTTAGCTATATTTAATTTTCTATCTCTTACATTTACAGTTCTATTAAATAGCTTATCAAGTTCATCTGAAACTTCATACATTCTTATATTATTTGATTGTGGTCTTGGTAAATACTTTATAGACATAACAACATCTTTGTTGTTTGTCTTTAACATTATGGGTGTACAAAGAACTGATACCATACTTACAAAAAAACAAGACCCTTCTGAACCTTGCATACTTTCATCATCAATAAAAATACTTTCATCAAAACTTTTTTTAAGTATATCAATAATTGTTTCTAATATTTCTTTGTTTTTAAGCAAATAATCACCACGCTATCACTAAATATTTTTTTACTTAATGTGGCAAACTTCTTATGAGTAGCATAAGTAATTTTTAAAGATACATCTAATTTCTCTATTGTTATGTTCCCTCTATATTTTTAGGTAATATCATGTTTCTCAATTCCTCACCTCCCTCACTATAGATTTCTTTCACAATAACATTATCTCATGTATTTCAGTGGGTGTTGTTGCTATAGTGTGTATAAAGTGTTGTAAAAGTGTTATGTTTTTTATAATATTTCACTTAATTTACAAATCATCTTTTTCTTTAAGTTGTAGCAAGAAGTTCTATCTAAATGCAATTTCATAGAAATATAGGTCATATTATTTTTAGTCTTACTATTATAAAAGAGATTAAAAAATTCCATCTCCATATCATTTAGACAAGTTAGAGCATTTTCTATTTTTTCCTTTTCTATTTCTATATCATCTTTTTCCATTTTTAATTTTCTTAATCTCTCCTCTTTTTTTATAACTTCATTTTCAACAGAAGAACTTATATTATATGTAGTACTAGTTTTTTCAGTATAAACTACAGCTCCACATCCAAAGTATTCATTTTCACATCTTTTTATATCTAGGTTAATATTCTTTATCTTTACATCCAAATACTTGTAATTATGTAATCTTTCATCTACTTCCTTAAGTAATATATCTTTTTTATTATCCATTGTATTTCTCCTTTTTATATTTTATTGTCTTTAGCCTTAACTTTATAATGATAGTTTCTAATCAATAGCCTTATTGCAAGTTCCACAAACTTTAAAGAACATTTTGTTCTATATATATTCAAAAAATTTTATTCATATTTTGTTCTGAAATAACAGAATTTTTTATGCAAAATGAATCATAACTTTTTATGCCTATTTCTACTCTTGATATATAATTATTTGTAATTCCCGCTTTCTCCAAATTTAGTTTGCGACAACCTTATAGATTCTCTGTAACCTTTTAAATTATTTTTAAACATACTTTTCTCCTCCTAGTATAATTAAGAATATTTTGTTCTTATCTATATTCATTATATAGAATTATTTGTTCTTTATCAATATTTTTTAGAAAAAATCATTCTTTTTTCTTTTATTAGTTTTAATTTTTAGAACAATTTGTTATAATTTATACATAAGGTGGTGTTATAATGTTTGCCAAAAGATTAAGAGAACTTAGAAAGGAATTTGGATTTACTCAAAGAGAACTTGGTGAAAAAGTAGGAGTTTCTCAAAGAGTTTTAGGATACTATGAAACAGAAAACAGATTTCCTGATGAACATATTTTAAATAAATTGGCTGATGTATTTAATGTATCAGTTGATTACCTTCTTGGAAGAACCTTGGTTAAGGAAAATATTGACACTGTTGCGGCACATAGAAAAAATCCACATGAAGACTTACCTGAAGAAGCTCAAGAACAACTTAATGATTATATAGAATTTTTACTAAATAAATATAAAAAAAAATAAACTATATAATGAGCAGATTTATTTCTCTGCTCTTTTAATATAACTTTTCATCAAACATACATTCTATATTAGGGGGATTTTTATGAATAATTTGGATAAACTTTTTGAATTAGCTTCTCAGGAAGAGATAATAATTCATTATACCACTCATATTGCAGGTGACTTAGAAGGATTATATATAAACAGGCATGGTATAAAAGTTATATCATTACTCAGTAACTTAAAACAAAATACCAATAAACTTACATCCATATTAGCAGAGGAACTTGGACATCATTTCACTAGTTTTGGATACTATATATCCTCTTATAATGATTATTACACAAAAATCATTATAGACAAATGTGAAAATAAAGCTTTAAAATGGGCTTGTGAATTTTTAATTACAGAAGAAGATATAATAAATATAATTAATTCTGGTATTACTTGCGTTTATGAAATGGCTGATATACTTAATGTAGATATCAAATTTTTTCAAAAAAGATTGGAATTCTTATCATTAAAAAAACAAACTTTACCACTTGGTAATAATAAATATCTTGTATTAACTAATTTGCCATATTTCTACATATTTGATCCAATTTCATAATAAAATGGTAGTAATTTTAATTGACTTAATAACAAAAATCTATATATTTATTTTAGCAAATTTTGGTTTCTATAA
This region includes:
- a CDS encoding phage tail sheath subtilisin-like domain-containing protein → MAIGLPSINISFKELATTVKERSARGIIAMVLKDTKALGFNEIHEKEDIPADLSAENKDYINMALMGNVNAPNKVLVYVLGEEEEVQSSLDFLETKEFNYLCMPKAIEADKNVIKSWIIKLRDTDKVKVKAILGKVAGNHEGIINFTTEDTLVGTKKYSAEEFTSRIAGIIAGTPLSQSITYTKLGDVIDIPKSTKADAESKVNNGELILIKEAGAIRIARGINSLTDLTEEKGEMFQKIKIVDTLDIIHSDIRKVIIDDYIGKVTNSYDNKCLLIVSIKGYLEELEKSALIESNSTVEIDFEAQKSYLKLKGIDLSYMTSQEIKEANTGSKVFLKATIKALDAMEDIDLSIEI
- a CDS encoding XRE family transcriptional regulator; protein product: MFAKRLRELRKEFGFTQRELGEKVGVSQRVLGYYETENRFPDEHILNKLADVFNVSVDYLLGRTLVKENIDTVAAHRKNPHEDLPEEAQEQLNDYIEFLLNKYKKK